A single Chitinophagales bacterium DNA region contains:
- a CDS encoding aminopeptidase P N-terminal domain-containing protein: MKRPLALASDFFQERRNQFLKNLKPNSIAIFHSGDIFHKSADANFSFFQNPDTFYLSGIDQEETILVLFPDAPNPLWKEVLFIRETSEYIKVWEGFKYTLEEAKTISGIANVNWNKSADSLLKTMMHYAEHIYVNLNEHDRASYDGDYMDLRKLRGIQRDFPAHKYERSAPILGRLRMAKTKEEIDVMQKAADITTETFVKLLKEIKNFKSEHEVEAFILYEFHKNQAIQAYNAIIAGGQNSCILHYNDNNRPLIKGEILLMDFGCSYSNYASDLSRTIPIGGKFSARQKQIYNATLDVFKAAKEIANTSLSLMEWNNEGKKIMEQKLIEIGLLDKVDVKNQDPNNPLYKKYFPHGLGHYLGLDVHDVGNHYIKMPENAVITNEPGIYIWDENLGVRIENDLVITSNSVLDLMQNCPIEVEEIEDLMS; this comes from the coding sequence GTGAAGAGACCACTAGCTTTAGCATCCGATTTTTTTCAAGAAAGGCGAAATCAGTTTTTAAAAAACCTAAAACCAAACTCAATTGCTATCTTTCATTCAGGAGATATCTTTCATAAATCTGCAGACGCTAATTTTTCTTTTTTTCAAAACCCAGATACGTTTTATCTATCTGGCATAGACCAGGAAGAAACCATTTTAGTTTTATTTCCAGATGCACCTAACCCCTTATGGAAAGAGGTGTTGTTTATACGTGAAACGAGCGAATATATCAAAGTTTGGGAAGGATTTAAATATACTTTAGAAGAAGCTAAGACTATCTCGGGTATTGCGAATGTCAATTGGAATAAGAGTGCTGATAGTTTGCTTAAAACAATGATGCATTATGCAGAGCACATCTATGTAAACCTGAATGAGCACGATAGAGCAAGTTATGATGGAGATTATATGGATTTGCGAAAGTTGAGAGGTATTCAACGAGATTTTCCAGCACATAAATATGAGCGAAGTGCTCCTATTCTGGGTAGATTGCGAATGGCAAAAACCAAGGAAGAAATAGATGTCATGCAAAAAGCGGCGGATATTACCACAGAGACATTTGTAAAACTTTTAAAAGAAATAAAGAATTTCAAATCGGAACACGAAGTGGAGGCGTTTATTTTGTATGAGTTTCATAAGAATCAGGCGATTCAAGCATACAATGCCATTATTGCTGGTGGTCAGAACTCATGCATTTTACATTATAATGACAACAATAGGCCATTAATCAAAGGAGAAATATTGTTGATGGATTTTGGTTGTTCGTATTCAAACTATGCTTCAGATTTATCTAGAACGATTCCTATAGGAGGCAAGTTTTCTGCACGTCAAAAACAAATTTACAATGCTACCCTAGATGTTTTTAAGGCTGCCAAAGAAATCGCAAACACTAGCCTTAGCCTCATGGAATGGAATAATGAAGGCAAGAAAATAATGGAGCAAAAATTGATTGAAATAGGCTTGTTAGATAAAGTCGATGTTAAAAATCAAGATCCAAACAATCCGCTTTATAAAAAGTATTTTCCTCATGGATTGGGTCACTATTTAGGTTTAGATGTACATGATGTGGGAAATCATTATATAAAAATGCCGGAAAACGCAGTGATAACCAATGAGCCTGGTATATATATTTGGGATGAAAATTTGGGAGTTAGAATAGAGAATGATTTAGTTATTACCTCAAATAGTGTTTTAGATCTCATGCAAAATTGCCCAATAGAGGTAGAAGAAATAGAGGATTTAATGAGCTAA